A genomic segment from Alistipes senegalensis JC50 encodes:
- a CDS encoding FISUMP domain-containing protein gives MKRFIGYAARALAGALLMAACGDDEPAVPGQPDFIAVGLEAPYTVRMGDSFELSVPEESGAEDYFWSLPEMLNVIEGENTSRLLVAGLVEGVIPAGVITVEARNAAGASAPRTLWKEITVTGLPPRPAYVQTSIVGSLTVDLDEEFAVYVPEDDQVATYAWSVPEALTVVSGGDTERVVLKANRKSVNIPANSISVTTVSRTGLSETHRFGKMICVLPTDGYPAKRYGSKTWMTVNLNYAGEDGSVGRTAPDDPDGSKYGRYYTWAEAMTGLSAGENPYVYGASGTDDMGNSYTLNNGVASYNIQVRGICPEGWHVPNAYDFYDLAAGVADDYGLRMSSIQAVVDAGAGIYMPDNRETNPMAAMNMVDHGFIASYLRGSRPAAEGGLWAANANAVDGGTMFNLAKPSGIFPAGKYPMYFPDAIERIGFNILPCGKYTGDKFGNFGTYSFHWTATVTSDNKNYRITIGNNSCNFSTYAETGSSNNVRCVANY, from the coding sequence ATGAAACGATTTATTGGATATGCGGCCCGGGCTCTTGCGGGCGCACTTCTTATGGCCGCGTGCGGCGACGACGAACCTGCGGTCCCGGGACAACCCGACTTTATCGCCGTGGGGCTCGAAGCCCCCTATACCGTCCGGATGGGTGATTCGTTCGAACTTTCGGTTCCCGAAGAGTCCGGAGCGGAGGATTATTTCTGGAGCCTGCCCGAGATGCTCAATGTCATCGAGGGCGAAAACACCTCGCGTCTGCTGGTGGCCGGGCTGGTCGAGGGCGTCATTCCGGCCGGCGTCATCACCGTCGAGGCCCGCAATGCTGCGGGAGCCAGCGCGCCCCGCACCCTGTGGAAAGAGATTACGGTGACGGGGCTGCCGCCGCGTCCGGCCTACGTGCAGACTTCGATCGTCGGTTCGCTGACGGTGGATTTGGACGAGGAGTTCGCGGTCTACGTGCCCGAAGACGATCAGGTGGCGACCTATGCGTGGAGCGTCCCTGAGGCGCTGACCGTCGTGAGCGGAGGCGATACGGAGCGCGTCGTGCTCAAAGCCAACCGCAAGTCGGTGAACATTCCGGCGAACAGCATCTCGGTGACTACGGTCAGCAGAACGGGGCTTTCGGAAACCCACCGTTTCGGGAAGATGATCTGCGTGCTTCCGACCGACGGGTATCCGGCCAAGCGGTACGGCTCGAAGACCTGGATGACCGTGAACCTCAACTACGCCGGCGAAGACGGTTCGGTCGGCCGGACGGCTCCCGACGATCCCGACGGTTCGAAATACGGACGTTACTACACGTGGGCGGAGGCTATGACCGGACTTTCCGCCGGGGAGAATCCCTATGTCTACGGGGCGTCGGGAACCGACGACATGGGCAACTCCTATACGCTCAATAACGGCGTCGCCTCCTACAACATCCAGGTCCGCGGAATCTGTCCCGAGGGATGGCACGTTCCCAACGCCTATGATTTCTACGATCTGGCTGCGGGCGTCGCCGACGATTACGGGCTTCGCATGAGTTCCATTCAGGCCGTAGTGGATGCGGGGGCAGGAATCTATATGCCCGACAACCGCGAGACGAACCCGATGGCCGCCATGAATATGGTCGATCACGGATTCATCGCCTCCTACCTGCGCGGCAGCCGCCCGGCGGCCGAAGGCGGGCTGTGGGCGGCGAATGCCAATGCCGTGGACGGCGGCACGATGTTCAATCTGGCGAAACCCAGCGGCATCTTCCCGGCGGGAAAATACCCGATGTATTTCCCCGATGCAATCGAGCGGATCGGGTTCAATATCCTGCCCTGCGGCAAATATACGGGCGATAAATTCGGCAACTTCGGGACCTATTCGTTCCATTGGACTGCCACCGTGACCAGCGATAACAAGAATTACCGCATTACGATCGGCAACAACAGCTGCAATTTCTCGACCTATGCCGAGACGGGTTCTTCGAACAACGTCCGGTGCGTGGCCAACTATTAG
- a CDS encoding RagB/SusD family nutrient uptake outer membrane protein, giving the protein MKKIIYFGLSLLLSAAAVSCSMDFEPTGAYSDKTFWYSAKNAESGLTGCYLPLRNGSMFGGMAIVMEECATPNAYNYANTLNWNDLAKGSHTADGSIFAGRWKDAYTGIGRCNMLLQHIGLNKELSAEAVTQMKAQARFLRALYYSVLTTYYYKAPLIVDSPDISQVGRTRTDRAEMIRFIVDELGDIAKILPRTYTAKSDQGRPTAGAALALRARVLNFEASALCNPGHETKPWEEAADAAWKVMELGVYSLYQDGYAKLFTEAAEHSSESIFNVEAVANPLGLGHSTDIVMRQYNSAAPLRNFIDSYWMKDGKPREESAYADSEEYADLDPRFAQTIVYPGSTWMGETVKTDNTNVRFTNKQTGFIYKKYTVYTEKVPGDQELNLGENCSPTNIMLLRYADILLMYAEAKNELGEMTEEIWNRTVKAIRQRAGFTTSSAWAYPGGDADEIRRQIRYERRIELAGEGTYYNDLRRWREAENAMNNLSIYKSDGTLIGTRNFNKERDYWWPVPSSQLEIAPTLRPNNPGW; this is encoded by the coding sequence ATGAAAAAGATCATATACTTCGGGCTGAGCCTGCTGCTGTCCGCTGCGGCCGTCTCGTGTTCGATGGACTTCGAGCCGACGGGCGCTTACAGCGACAAGACCTTCTGGTACAGCGCCAAAAACGCGGAGAGCGGACTGACGGGCTGTTATCTCCCGCTGCGCAACGGCAGCATGTTCGGCGGGATGGCCATCGTCATGGAGGAGTGCGCGACGCCCAACGCCTACAACTATGCCAATACGCTCAACTGGAACGATCTCGCCAAGGGCAGCCACACGGCCGACGGAAGCATCTTTGCCGGCCGCTGGAAGGATGCCTACACCGGCATAGGCCGTTGCAACATGTTGCTTCAGCATATCGGCCTCAACAAGGAGCTTTCGGCCGAAGCCGTCACCCAGATGAAGGCGCAGGCGCGTTTCCTCCGCGCCCTTTACTATTCGGTGCTGACGACCTATTACTACAAGGCGCCGCTGATCGTCGATTCTCCCGACATCTCGCAGGTCGGACGCACGCGCACCGACCGGGCGGAGATGATCCGCTTCATCGTCGATGAACTGGGGGACATTGCGAAGATTCTGCCCCGCACGTATACGGCCAAGAGCGATCAGGGACGTCCCACCGCAGGCGCCGCATTGGCGCTTCGCGCCCGGGTGCTCAATTTCGAGGCCAGCGCCCTGTGCAATCCCGGGCACGAGACGAAGCCCTGGGAGGAGGCCGCCGATGCCGCGTGGAAAGTCATGGAACTGGGCGTCTATTCGCTTTATCAGGACGGCTATGCGAAACTTTTCACCGAGGCGGCCGAGCATTCTTCGGAGTCGATTTTCAACGTCGAGGCCGTCGCCAATCCCCTCGGGCTGGGACACAGCACGGACATCGTGATGCGCCAGTACAACAGCGCGGCCCCGCTCCGGAATTTCATCGACAGCTATTGGATGAAGGACGGCAAGCCCCGCGAAGAGTCCGCCTATGCCGATTCCGAAGAGTATGCCGACCTCGATCCGCGATTTGCGCAGACGATCGTCTATCCCGGATCGACCTGGATGGGCGAGACCGTGAAAACGGACAATACCAACGTCCGCTTTACCAACAAGCAGACCGGGTTCATCTATAAGAAATACACGGTGTACACCGAAAAGGTCCCGGGCGATCAGGAACTGAACCTGGGCGAGAACTGCTCGCCGACGAACATCATGCTGCTGCGCTATGCCGACATACTGCTGATGTACGCCGAGGCCAAGAACGAGCTGGGCGAGATGACCGAGGAGATCTGGAACCGGACGGTGAAGGCCATCCGCCAGCGTGCGGGATTCACCACCTCCTCCGCATGGGCCTATCCGGGCGGCGATGCCGACGAGATACGCCGTCAGATACGCTATGAACGCCGCATCGAGCTGGCGGGCGAGGGCACCTATTACAACGACCTGCGCCGTTGGCGCGAAGCCGAGAACGCGATGAACAACCTCAGTATCTACAAGAGCGACGGCACGCTGATCGGTACGCGCAATTTCAACAAGGAACGGGATTACTGGTGGCCCGTGCCGTCGAGCCAGCTCGAAATAGCCCCGACGCTGCGGCCCAACAATCCCGGCTGGTAG
- a CDS encoding peptide chain release factor 3, which yields MTQQEEITRRRTFAVIAHPDAGKTTLTEKLLLFGGAIHVAGAVKSNKIKKGATSDFMEIERQRGISVATAVMGFEYRGCKINILDTPGHEDFAEDTYRTLTAVDSVIIVIDGAKGVEAQTRKLMEVCRMRQTPVIVFINKLDRPSKEPFDLLDEVEKELHIRVRPLAFPISNGPTFKGVYNLYEKNLSLFTSDEKLTADASTAEISDLASQELEGYIGEKFAAQLRSDVELVEGVYDQFDRDAYLRGELAPVFFGSAVNNFGVRELLECFVRIAPSPRPAPTETRQVEPAEPKMTGFVFKIHANMDPNHRDRIAFLKICSGTFERNRNYLHVRSGKQLKFSSPTAFMAEKKSVIDFAYPGDIVGLHDTGNFKIGDTFTEGEKLRFTGIPSFAPEQFRYIENADPLKFKQLAKGIDQLMDEGVAQLFTSSLNGRKIIGTVGALQFEVIQYRLEHEYNASCRWEPISIYKACWIDSDNAAQLADFKRRKHTNMAVDKHGRDVFLADTSYGLALAQENFKDIRFHFTSEF from the coding sequence ATGACACAACAGGAAGAGATAACCCGGCGGCGGACCTTCGCCGTCATCGCCCACCCCGACGCGGGCAAAACCACCCTTACGGAAAAACTGCTGCTGTTCGGCGGCGCCATCCATGTGGCCGGAGCCGTCAAGAGCAACAAGATCAAGAAGGGCGCCACGTCCGACTTCATGGAGATCGAACGCCAGCGAGGCATCTCGGTGGCCACGGCCGTGATGGGATTCGAATACCGGGGCTGCAAGATCAACATCCTCGACACCCCGGGCCACGAGGATTTCGCCGAGGACACCTACCGCACGCTGACGGCCGTCGACTCGGTGATCATCGTCATCGACGGCGCCAAGGGCGTCGAGGCCCAGACCCGCAAGCTGATGGAGGTCTGCCGCATGCGCCAAACCCCCGTGATCGTCTTCATCAACAAGCTCGACCGCCCGTCGAAAGAGCCGTTCGACCTGCTGGACGAGGTGGAGAAGGAACTGCATATCCGCGTGCGGCCGCTGGCCTTCCCGATCTCGAACGGACCCACGTTCAAGGGCGTCTACAACCTTTACGAGAAGAACCTCTCGCTCTTCACGTCGGACGAAAAGCTCACGGCCGACGCCTCGACGGCCGAAATCTCGGACCTCGCCTCGCAGGAACTCGAAGGCTACATCGGCGAGAAGTTCGCCGCCCAGCTGCGTTCCGACGTGGAACTGGTCGAGGGCGTCTACGACCAGTTCGACCGCGACGCCTACCTGCGGGGCGAACTGGCCCCGGTGTTCTTCGGCTCGGCGGTGAACAATTTCGGCGTGCGCGAACTGCTCGAATGCTTCGTGCGCATCGCCCCCTCGCCGCGCCCGGCGCCGACCGAAACCCGGCAGGTGGAGCCTGCGGAGCCGAAAATGACCGGCTTCGTCTTCAAGATCCACGCCAACATGGACCCCAACCACCGCGACCGCATCGCGTTCCTGAAGATCTGTTCCGGCACGTTCGAACGGAATAGGAACTACCTCCACGTACGCAGCGGCAAGCAGTTGAAATTCTCCTCCCCGACGGCCTTCATGGCCGAGAAAAAGTCGGTGATCGACTTCGCCTATCCGGGCGACATCGTGGGTCTGCACGACACGGGGAACTTCAAGATCGGCGACACCTTCACCGAAGGCGAGAAGCTCCGCTTCACCGGAATTCCGTCGTTCGCCCCCGAGCAGTTCCGCTACATCGAGAACGCCGACCCGCTGAAATTCAAGCAACTGGCCAAAGGCATCGACCAGCTGATGGACGAGGGCGTGGCACAGCTGTTCACCTCGTCGCTCAACGGCCGCAAGATCATCGGCACGGTGGGCGCGCTGCAATTCGAGGTGATTCAGTACCGGTTGGAGCACGAGTACAACGCCTCGTGCCGCTGGGAACCGATCTCGATCTACAAAGCCTGCTGGATCGACAGCGACAACGCCGCGCAGCTGGCCGACTTCAAACGCCGCAAGCACACCAACATGGCCGTCGATAAACACGGCCGCGACGTATTCCTCGCCGACACGAGCTACGGGCTCGCCCTCGCGCAGGAGAATTTCAAGGACATTCGTTTCCACTTCACCTCGGAGTTCTGA
- a CDS encoding sugar phosphate isomerase/epimerase family protein yields the protein MKNIVKWIVPLLLAAVAAGCGTERRSALEAYRSWPKGLSVSLTMPADKLQQVKEAGFGHVEVTLNSLRGKSTEERLAAIERFRVDAGRVGLTVWSVHLPFGRAWDISSPNDSLRTAVVEQIAWFIGAVQALGPRKMVLHPSAEPIADSLRAVHFENSVNSINALAEAARGTGAQLLVEDLPRTCLCNTSDEMLALFGRLDPSVGICFDTNHLLQETPEAFARAVGDRIASLHVSDYDAVDEKHWVMGKGVIDWPAVIEAIASTGYDGVFMFEVGGYDSFGQVADTWRAVERRLEEIENRK from the coding sequence ATGAAAAACATCGTAAAATGGATCGTACCCCTGCTCCTGGCCGCCGTGGCGGCGGGATGCGGAACGGAGCGCCGCAGTGCGCTCGAAGCCTATCGCAGCTGGCCCAAGGGGCTGTCGGTATCGCTGACCATGCCGGCTGACAAATTGCAGCAGGTCAAAGAGGCCGGGTTCGGCCATGTGGAGGTGACGCTCAATTCGCTGCGCGGGAAATCCACGGAGGAGCGGCTCGCGGCCATCGAGCGTTTCCGCGTCGATGCCGGGCGGGTCGGACTGACCGTCTGGTCCGTGCATCTTCCGTTCGGCCGCGCCTGGGACATCAGTTCGCCGAACGATTCGCTGCGCACGGCGGTCGTGGAGCAGATCGCCTGGTTCATCGGCGCCGTACAGGCGCTCGGACCCCGGAAAATGGTTCTGCATCCCAGCGCGGAACCGATCGCCGACTCGCTGCGCGCCGTTCATTTCGAGAACAGCGTGAATTCGATCAACGCGCTGGCCGAGGCGGCCCGCGGTACCGGCGCCCAGCTGCTGGTCGAGGACCTGCCGCGGACCTGTCTCTGCAACACCTCGGACGAAATGCTGGCCTTGTTCGGGCGGTTGGACCCTTCGGTCGGCATCTGTTTCGACACCAATCATTTGTTGCAGGAGACTCCCGAGGCTTTCGCCCGGGCCGTGGGCGACCGCATCGCCAGCCTCCACGTGTCGGACTACGATGCCGTGGATGAAAAGCACTGGGTCATGGGCAAGGGCGTGATCGACTGGCCCGCAGTGATCGAGGCCATCGCCTCGACGGGCTACGACGGCGTATTCATGTTCGAAGTCGGAGGTTACGATAGCTTCGGACAGGTGGCCGACACCTGGCGGGCCGTGGAGCGGCGCCTCGAAGAGATTGAAAACCGAAAATAA
- a CDS encoding pirin family protein produces the protein MKKTIHRAGTRGYADHGWLQTHHTFSFAGYYDPTRVHFGALRVLNDDTVAPGEGFGTHPHDNMEIVSIVLSGALKHGDSMGHMKVLEPGEIQVMSAGTGITHSEMNASREEPVKFLQIWVLTDADNHTPRYNQVELLPGKRNELRLIVGPEGHGGEHVGWIHQQAWFYTLGLDAGHETEYRMNLHGNGAYVFVVEGRAEVAGEELGPRDGMGIEDADDFRIKASGDAKLLIIEVPMEV, from the coding sequence ATGAAAAAGACGATTCACAGAGCCGGTACCCGCGGGTACGCCGATCACGGCTGGCTCCAGACACACCATACTTTCAGTTTCGCCGGATATTACGATCCCACGCGCGTCCATTTCGGCGCCCTGAGGGTGCTGAACGATGATACGGTGGCTCCGGGCGAGGGGTTCGGGACGCATCCTCACGACAACATGGAGATTGTTTCGATCGTGCTCTCGGGTGCGCTGAAGCACGGCGACAGCATGGGGCATATGAAGGTGCTCGAACCGGGCGAAATCCAGGTGATGAGCGCTGGCACGGGCATCACGCACAGCGAGATGAACGCCAGCCGCGAGGAGCCGGTGAAGTTCCTGCAAATCTGGGTGCTCACCGATGCCGACAACCATACGCCCCGTTACAACCAGGTCGAGCTGCTGCCCGGGAAGCGTAACGAACTGCGGCTGATCGTGGGCCCCGAGGGCCACGGCGGCGAGCACGTCGGGTGGATTCACCAGCAGGCGTGGTTCTATACGCTGGGCCTCGACGCCGGGCATGAGACGGAGTACCGGATGAATCTCCACGGCAACGGAGCCTATGTCTTCGTGGTCGAGGGACGCGCCGAGGTGGCGGGCGAAGAGCTCGGACCCCGCGACGGCATGGGTATAGAGGACGCTGACGATTTTCGGATCAAAGCCTCCGGAGATGCCAAGCTGCTGATTATCGAGGTCCCGATGGAGGTCTGA
- a CDS encoding KamA family radical SAM protein: MKQKKMLALTLSQLGLLYRQELPDLAALADACCDGAEFRMRLGEFVDRHAAAESEAAEQIRLLIGYDGQEVHELSTDCRLEIQTLTLLWQFLTGRLENPEMPSDLFVDLFHLFRLLDGAEIPLPSPQRVRSRTERWPSGLDEAVRAIRADNRERMLHLLVQKIENRKSKTPSRYRFAEGMTYDEKYRQVAAWWDDFRFQLAMAVKSPSELNRFLAGSLSSETMYLLSKARKKGMPFFATPYYLSLLDVTGDGYDDAAIRSYILYSPQLVETYGRIRAWEREDVVEAGKPNAAGWLLPDGHNIHRRYPEVAILIPDTMGRACGGLCASCQRMYDFQSERLNFEFEALRPKESWDHKLRRLMNYFEEDTQLRDILITGGDALMSQNKTLRNMLEAVYRMACRKRRANAGRPDGEKYAELQRVRLGSRLPAYLPMRVNDELVEILREFREKASAVGVKQFIVQTHFQTPLEVTPEAEEAIRKILSAGWLITNQLVYTVAASRRGHTARLRQVLNSLGVVCYYTFSVKGFEENRAVFTPNSRSMQEQVEEKVYGRLTAGQASELDALLADGRDTAAKLRRFMRKYRLPFLATDRSVLNLPAIGKSMTFRLVGLTPEGRRILRFDHDRTRRHSPIIDRMGEIFIVESKSVAAYLRQIGKMGEDPEDYASIWAYTRGETEPRFGLYEYPGFDFGVTGRMSNLEL; the protein is encoded by the coding sequence ATGAAACAAAAGAAAATGCTTGCACTGACCCTTTCCCAGCTCGGACTGCTCTACCGCCAGGAGTTACCCGATCTTGCGGCCCTCGCCGACGCCTGCTGCGACGGTGCGGAGTTCCGCATGCGCCTCGGGGAGTTCGTGGACCGGCATGCCGCTGCGGAGAGCGAAGCTGCGGAGCAGATTCGACTGTTGATCGGTTACGACGGACAAGAAGTCCACGAATTATCCACGGACTGCCGATTGGAAATACAGACCTTGACGCTGTTGTGGCAGTTCCTGACCGGACGGCTCGAAAATCCCGAGATGCCTTCCGATCTGTTTGTCGATCTGTTCCATCTGTTCCGCCTGCTCGACGGGGCGGAAATTCCGCTGCCCTCGCCGCAGCGCGTGCGCAGCCGCACCGAACGCTGGCCTTCGGGGCTGGACGAGGCGGTGCGGGCGATCCGCGCCGACAACCGCGAGCGGATGCTGCACCTGCTGGTGCAGAAGATCGAAAACCGCAAGTCGAAAACCCCGTCGCGCTACCGGTTCGCCGAGGGGATGACTTACGACGAAAAATACCGGCAGGTGGCCGCCTGGTGGGACGATTTCCGCTTCCAGCTGGCTATGGCCGTGAAAAGCCCTTCGGAGCTGAACCGCTTTCTGGCCGGGTCGCTCTCGTCGGAGACGATGTACCTGCTTTCGAAGGCCCGCAAGAAGGGGATGCCCTTCTTCGCCACGCCCTATTACCTCTCGCTGCTCGACGTTACGGGCGACGGCTACGACGATGCCGCCATCCGCAGTTACATCCTCTATTCGCCGCAGCTGGTCGAAACCTACGGACGGATTCGCGCCTGGGAGCGCGAGGATGTCGTCGAGGCGGGCAAGCCCAATGCCGCCGGGTGGCTGCTGCCCGACGGACACAACATCCACCGCCGCTATCCGGAGGTGGCGATCCTGATTCCCGACACGATGGGCCGCGCCTGCGGCGGGCTGTGCGCTTCGTGCCAGCGGATGTACGATTTCCAGAGCGAACGCCTCAATTTCGAATTCGAGGCGCTGCGCCCCAAAGAGTCGTGGGACCACAAACTGCGCCGGCTGATGAACTATTTCGAGGAGGACACCCAGCTGCGCGACATCCTCATCACGGGCGGCGACGCGCTGATGAGTCAGAACAAGACCCTGCGAAATATGCTCGAAGCGGTTTACCGCATGGCCTGCCGCAAGCGCCGGGCCAACGCCGGGCGTCCCGACGGCGAGAAATACGCCGAATTGCAGCGCGTGCGCCTCGGTTCGCGCCTGCCTGCCTACCTGCCGATGCGCGTGAACGACGAACTGGTGGAGATTCTGCGCGAATTCCGCGAGAAAGCCTCGGCCGTCGGCGTGAAGCAGTTCATCGTCCAGACCCATTTCCAGACGCCCTTGGAGGTGACGCCCGAGGCCGAAGAGGCCATCCGGAAGATCCTTTCGGCGGGATGGCTCATCACCAACCAGCTGGTCTACACCGTGGCCGCTTCGCGCCGCGGACATACCGCACGCTTGCGGCAGGTGCTCAATTCGCTGGGAGTGGTGTGCTATTACACCTTCTCGGTCAAGGGCTTCGAGGAGAACCGCGCGGTTTTCACGCCCAACAGCCGTTCGATGCAGGAGCAGGTCGAGGAGAAGGTTTACGGACGCCTGACCGCCGGGCAGGCGTCGGAGCTCGACGCGCTGCTGGCCGACGGACGCGATACGGCGGCCAAACTCCGCCGCTTCATGCGCAAATACCGTCTGCCGTTTCTCGCCACGGACCGCAGCGTGCTGAATCTTCCGGCCATCGGCAAGAGCATGACCTTCCGGCTGGTGGGCCTCACGCCCGAGGGGCGCCGCATTCTGCGCTTCGACCACGACCGCACGCGCCGCCACAGCCCGATCATCGACCGCATGGGCGAGATATTCATCGTCGAGAGCAAGTCGGTGGCCGCCTACCTGCGGCAGATCGGCAAGATGGGTGAGGACCCCGAGGATTATGCCTCGATCTGGGCCTATACCCGGGGTGAGACCGAACCCCGGTTCGGGCTTTACGAATACCCCGGATTCGACTTCGGGGTGACCGGCCGGATGAGCAATCTGGAATTGTAG
- a CDS encoding DUF6528 family protein, giving the protein MTYNHRFSKFFIGVCAAVALCAACEDDDRPIIPLPPLDPPASAGDKVIALVEQNPSRVALVDRASGEMLWSWTPADSDLTAAEQAWFELPDEVKPIYDCEYLLVTATRGGVAIIRIEDKRVMFYACPKGQPHSAELLPDGNVVVASSTDGTADGDKLRLYEVDFTKRFASEPAAVYPLNFGHNAVWDRTNELLWATAGDVLHAYRYIRTDGRPALALQETYPLPDGQKDAHDLFPVHGLNQLWLTTPNAIWKFNVSTKEFARFNASATVNVKCVSSGPADYETILLYPTQSYWSDKLIDTGGRSVYQRDGAQIYKGRWMLANTFSYPENHRPEI; this is encoded by the coding sequence ATGACATACAATCACAGATTTTCGAAATTCTTTATCGGCGTGTGCGCGGCCGTCGCGTTATGTGCGGCCTGCGAGGACGACGACCGGCCGATCATTCCCCTGCCGCCGCTCGATCCGCCCGCATCGGCCGGCGATAAGGTGATCGCACTCGTCGAACAGAACCCGAGCCGTGTCGCTCTCGTCGATCGTGCGAGCGGCGAAATGCTTTGGTCGTGGACTCCCGCCGATTCGGACCTGACGGCCGCCGAGCAGGCTTGGTTCGAGCTGCCCGACGAGGTCAAGCCGATCTATGACTGCGAGTATCTGCTCGTCACGGCGACCCGGGGCGGTGTGGCGATCATCCGCATCGAGGACAAACGGGTGATGTTCTACGCCTGTCCGAAGGGCCAGCCCCATTCGGCCGAACTGCTGCCCGACGGCAATGTCGTCGTGGCCTCCTCGACCGACGGCACGGCCGACGGCGACAAGCTGCGCCTTTATGAGGTCGATTTCACGAAGCGGTTCGCCTCCGAACCTGCGGCGGTCTATCCGCTGAATTTCGGCCATAACGCCGTCTGGGACCGCACGAACGAACTGCTGTGGGCCACGGCCGGCGATGTGCTCCATGCTTACCGCTACATCCGGACCGACGGCAGGCCGGCGCTGGCGTTGCAGGAGACCTATCCGCTTCCCGACGGGCAGAAGGACGCTCACGACCTCTTCCCGGTGCACGGGCTCAACCAGCTTTGGCTCACCACACCCAATGCGATCTGGAAATTCAATGTCTCCACCAAGGAGTTCGCCCGTTTCAATGCCAGCGCGACGGTCAACGTCAAGTGCGTGTCGTCGGGCCCGGCCGACTACGAGACGATCTTGCTTTATCCGACGCAAAGCTACTGGTCGGACAAGCTGATCGACACCGGCGGCCGCAGCGTTTACCAGCGCGACGGCGCCCAGATCTACAAGGGCCGCTGGATGCTTGCCAATACGTTCAGCTATCCCGAAAATCACCGACCTGAAATCTGA